From the genome of Cellvibrio japonicus Ueda107, one region includes:
- a CDS encoding ABC transporter ATP-binding protein, producing the protein MGTPFIQVRDLSIGYGNRVVQHSLNFEVRKNDIFFIIGGSGCGKTTLLKHMIGLLAPSKGEVLYEGTNFYQADESVQLSLLKKWGITYQSGALFSSMTLAENVALPLQLYTHLCEKEIADAVAYKLALVGLAGFEDFYPAEISGGMHKRAGLARALALDPKLLFFDEPSAGLDPISSLRLDQLILQICSALDSTVIIVSHELPSILSIGTNCVFLDAQAKTMLDTGDPKRLVEHSRNDKVRQFLSRAGTANLNT; encoded by the coding sequence ATGGGCACGCCATTTATCCAGGTGCGCGACCTCAGTATTGGTTATGGCAATCGCGTTGTGCAACACAGCCTCAACTTCGAAGTGCGTAAAAACGATATCTTTTTCATTATCGGCGGCAGCGGCTGCGGTAAGACAACCCTGCTTAAGCATATGATCGGTTTACTCGCACCGAGCAAGGGTGAAGTACTTTATGAGGGAACCAATTTTTACCAGGCGGATGAAAGCGTACAACTCTCCCTGCTCAAAAAATGGGGTATCACTTACCAATCCGGCGCCCTCTTTTCGAGTATGACACTCGCTGAAAATGTCGCCCTGCCCTTACAGCTCTATACACACTTGTGTGAAAAAGAAATTGCCGATGCAGTAGCCTACAAATTGGCCCTGGTTGGACTGGCTGGCTTTGAAGATTTTTACCCCGCCGAAATCAGCGGCGGCATGCACAAACGCGCAGGACTGGCTCGCGCCCTGGCACTGGACCCGAAACTGTTATTTTTTGATGAGCCCTCGGCGGGATTGGACCCCATCAGTTCCCTGCGCCTGGATCAATTGATCCTGCAGATTTGCAGTGCACTGGATTCTACTGTCATTATCGTCTCCCATGAGTTGCCGAGTATTCTGTCGATAGGAACCAATTGTGTTTTCCTCGACGCCCAGGCAAAAACCATGCTCGATACCGGTGACCCCAAACGATTGGTAGAGCACAGCCGGAACGATAAGGTGCGCCAGTTTTTAAGCCGTGCCGGCACAGCCAACCTCAACACCTGA
- a CDS encoding L-lactate permease: MTLMQLMAALMPILSVLVFLVVMRLPATRAMPLSVLVTALGAALVWQVPLMQLAASVAEGWLIALTILIIVFGAILLLNTLKATGALEVICQGFSRISPDHRVQVLIIAWLFGAFLEGASGFGAPAAIAAPLLVALGFSPLAAVVMALIGDSAPVSFGAVGTPVLVGLGQGIPGISAETLQQIAVIAISIDVVTASLLPLAMLALLSRFFGAGRNWRDGLALWRFALFSGFAFTLPAYLVARFLGPEFPSILGALIGLAVVVTAAKRRWLLPLTVWRLPGAPPVPDAKLVKDITRDNPSMGLLKAWLPYLFVAGLLVVTRVDALPFKQALQSVALDFSQLLGTGISIRITPLYLPGTLFVVVAVIVALVSRLSMVETRRAWHESLSRLVPAAIALGASVPMVRIFLNSEVNTAGLDAMPAALGDMAATIFAQQWPLVAPFIGMLGSFIAGSSTFSNMMFASLQQDAALVSQLPVDVILALQLLGSNAGNMICVMNIVAAASVVKLVGKEAEVIRLTLIPALGYCVLVGIIGLVVCQF, translated from the coding sequence ATGACCTTGATGCAATTAATGGCCGCCTTAATGCCGATCCTGTCAGTGTTGGTATTTTTGGTTGTCATGCGTTTGCCGGCTACGCGCGCCATGCCGCTCAGTGTATTGGTGACAGCCTTGGGGGCTGCCCTGGTTTGGCAAGTTCCCTTGATGCAACTTGCGGCTTCAGTCGCGGAGGGCTGGCTCATTGCACTGACCATTTTGATCATCGTGTTTGGTGCCATACTGCTGCTCAATACCCTGAAAGCAACCGGGGCACTGGAAGTAATCTGCCAGGGTTTTTCCCGCATCTCACCCGATCATCGAGTCCAGGTGTTGATTATTGCCTGGCTGTTTGGCGCCTTTCTGGAGGGGGCCAGTGGCTTTGGCGCCCCTGCCGCCATTGCAGCGCCGCTCCTGGTTGCATTGGGATTTTCGCCACTGGCCGCCGTGGTAATGGCGCTGATCGGCGACAGCGCGCCGGTGTCCTTTGGCGCAGTAGGAACCCCGGTCCTGGTGGGACTGGGGCAGGGTATTCCCGGAATCAGTGCCGAAACATTGCAACAGATTGCCGTGATCGCCATCAGTATTGATGTGGTCACGGCGAGTCTTTTACCGTTGGCCATGTTGGCATTACTCTCCCGTTTTTTCGGTGCCGGACGCAATTGGCGCGATGGTTTGGCACTGTGGCGTTTCGCCCTGTTCAGTGGTTTTGCGTTTACACTTCCCGCTTATCTGGTGGCCCGTTTCCTCGGCCCGGAGTTTCCCAGCATCCTGGGTGCTTTAATAGGGTTGGCTGTGGTGGTTACCGCAGCAAAACGTCGCTGGCTATTGCCTTTAACGGTATGGCGCTTACCCGGTGCCCCGCCTGTACCTGATGCCAAGCTTGTCAAAGACATTACCCGTGACAATCCGTCGATGGGCTTATTGAAAGCCTGGTTACCTTATTTATTCGTGGCGGGCTTGCTGGTGGTGACGCGCGTGGATGCGTTGCCGTTTAAACAGGCGTTGCAATCCGTTGCACTGGATTTTTCACAATTACTGGGCACCGGTATTTCGATCCGAATTACACCGCTGTATTTACCGGGAACCCTGTTTGTGGTGGTGGCGGTAATAGTTGCCCTGGTTTCCCGTTTATCCATGGTAGAAACCCGACGCGCCTGGCATGAATCGCTCAGTCGTCTTGTGCCGGCAGCGATTGCATTGGGTGCTTCGGTCCCGATGGTGCGCATCTTTTTAAATTCTGAGGTAAACACCGCTGGACTTGACGCTATGCCCGCGGCGTTGGGTGATATGGCTGCCACCATTTTTGCACAGCAATGGCCTCTGGTTGCTCCCTTTATCGGCATGCTGGGCAGCTTTATTGCGGGATCGTCCACCTTTTCCAACATGATGTTTGCCAGCTTGCAACAGGACGCTGCCTTGGTCAGCCAATTACCGGTTGATGTTATCCTGGCCTTGCAATTGTTGGGCTCGAATGCCGGCAATATGATTTGCGTGATGAATATTGTCGCGGCGGCCTCCGTCGTAAAACTGGTTGGCAAAGAAGCCGAGGTGATTCGATTAACGCTGATTCCGGCGCTTGGATATTGTGTGTTGGTAGGTATTATTGGCCTGGTGGTGTGTCAGTTTTAA
- a CDS encoding MlaE family ABC transporter permease encodes MDYHEHHPNAGFQLDSQQTPWILCLYGNWQLGSAPDGATLCASLMAASGTTQTLQLNTDQLGTWDSSLAIALLQLARWCDTHQITLDIRAVPEGLQQLLRLATAIPPHQPSQSNDRHPWHQSLQDAWQGTRTTLIFIGDTSLALSQWVRGQAKTRRSDIAFFIEQAGPRALAIVTLIALLVGMILAYLGSVQLRQLGAQVYVADLVALGMVREMGALMTAVIMAGRTGAAYAAQLGTMQVNEEIDALKTMGISSIEFLVLPRLLALVLVMPLLCIYANVIGMVGGALVATSMDVNFIQYILQTQGAVGWVDISTGLVKSVFFGVLIAIAGCQAGIHCGRNSDAVGMAATNAVVRAIVYLVVADAAFNILYDKLGI; translated from the coding sequence ATGGATTATCACGAGCATCACCCAAACGCCGGTTTCCAGCTAGACAGCCAGCAAACGCCCTGGATACTGTGCCTGTATGGCAATTGGCAGCTAGGCTCAGCACCGGATGGCGCAACACTCTGTGCCAGCCTGATGGCAGCCAGCGGCACCACACAAACCCTCCAATTAAATACCGACCAGCTAGGTACCTGGGATTCCAGCCTGGCTATTGCCCTGTTACAGCTGGCGCGCTGGTGTGACACCCACCAGATCACCCTGGATATCCGGGCTGTACCGGAAGGACTGCAACAACTCCTGCGCCTGGCGACCGCCATTCCACCCCACCAACCCAGCCAGTCAAACGACCGACACCCCTGGCACCAGTCGTTGCAGGACGCCTGGCAAGGCACTCGCACCACCCTGATTTTTATTGGCGATACCAGCCTTGCCCTGTCGCAATGGGTACGCGGCCAGGCCAAGACCCGTCGCAGTGATATTGCGTTTTTTATCGAACAGGCCGGCCCCCGCGCCCTGGCCATTGTCACGTTGATTGCCCTGCTGGTGGGAATGATCCTGGCCTACCTGGGCTCGGTACAACTGCGACAATTGGGCGCACAGGTGTATGTTGCCGACCTGGTCGCCCTGGGGATGGTGCGCGAAATGGGTGCCCTGATGACGGCCGTGATCATGGCCGGGCGCACAGGAGCTGCCTATGCGGCGCAACTGGGCACTATGCAGGTCAATGAGGAAATCGATGCACTCAAAACCATGGGCATCTCCAGCATCGAGTTCCTGGTATTGCCGCGCCTGCTGGCGCTGGTGTTGGTGATGCCCCTGTTATGTATTTACGCCAACGTCATCGGCATGGTTGGCGGTGCACTTGTCGCTACCAGCATGGATGTGAACTTTATCCAATACATTTTGCAAACCCAGGGAGCCGTTGGCTGGGTAGATATTTCCACCGGATTGGTTAAGAGCGTTTTTTTCGGCGTACTGATCGCCATCGCCGGCTGCCAGGCGGGTATTCATTGCGGCCGCAATTCCGATGCCGTGGGCATGGCGGCAACCAACGCGGTGGTGCGTGCGATTGTGTACCTGGTCGTAGCCGATGCGGCCTTTAACATCCTGTACGATAAGTTGGGGATTTAA
- a CDS encoding 2-hydroxyacid dehydrogenase codes for MKVAVFSTKAYDREFLTRANQQATHTLVFHETQLNAQTALLAQNSEAVCCFVNDRLDADTLAQLAAFGIQLIALRCAGFNQVDLAAAKQLGIKVARVAEYSPHAVAEHALGLVLMLNRNLHRAHHRVRENDYSLNGLLGFDLVNKTVGVIGTGKIGQVFASIMRGIGCRIMAYDPQPNPELLASGVPFVSLEQLWREADIISLHCPLNSHTYHMVNSDAIAQMKTGVMLINTGRGGLIDTRAVIEGLKSKKIGYLGLDVYEEEGDLFFEDYSNQLLQDDVFARLLTFPNVVITGHQAFFTREALDAIARITIANITHFEQGEFQQMVLVE; via the coding sequence ATGAAAGTTGCCGTATTCAGCACCAAGGCCTACGACCGCGAATTTCTAACCCGGGCCAACCAGCAAGCAACCCATACACTGGTATTCCACGAAACCCAACTCAACGCCCAGACAGCCCTGTTGGCACAAAACAGCGAGGCTGTCTGCTGCTTTGTGAATGATCGCCTGGATGCGGACACGCTGGCACAATTGGCAGCATTCGGCATCCAATTAATTGCCCTGCGCTGCGCCGGTTTTAACCAGGTAGATCTTGCTGCCGCTAAACAACTCGGGATAAAAGTGGCGCGCGTCGCGGAATACTCTCCCCATGCAGTCGCCGAACACGCCCTGGGGTTGGTATTGATGTTAAACCGCAATTTGCACCGGGCTCACCATCGCGTACGCGAAAATGATTATTCGCTGAATGGCCTGCTGGGATTTGACCTGGTCAACAAAACCGTCGGCGTGATCGGCACCGGTAAAATCGGCCAGGTATTTGCCAGTATTATGCGTGGCATCGGCTGCAGGATTATGGCTTACGACCCACAGCCCAACCCGGAACTGCTGGCCAGTGGTGTTCCCTTCGTCAGCCTTGAACAACTTTGGCGCGAAGCCGATATTATTTCACTGCACTGCCCGCTCAATTCTCATACCTACCATATGGTCAATAGCGATGCCATTGCACAGATGAAAACCGGGGTGATGCTGATCAATACCGGTCGCGGAGGATTGATTGACACACGCGCCGTCATCGAAGGCTTAAAAAGCAAAAAAATTGGTTACCTCGGACTGGACGTCTACGAAGAGGAAGGCGATTTGTTTTTTGAGGATTACTCCAACCAATTATTACAGGATGATGTATTCGCACGCCTGCTCACCTTTCCCAATGTGGTGATTACCGGCCACCAGGCATTTTTTACCCGCGAAGCCCTGGATGCCATCGCGCGCATCACCATTGCCAACATTACCCATTTTGAACAGGGCGAATTCCAGCAAATGGTATTGGTGGAATAA
- a CDS encoding PqiC family protein, with translation MRNISIPLGLILLCSLFMACQHSPRQNYYLLSAPAVSTPDQQAIEQVIGIGPLEIADYLKRKHMVSVRPDQSLQIAANDFWAEPLDKGIIRVLALNLTQQNPSRMVLPFPWRSDSRPPLSVRLQVHSLNLDNEGASIHVTWEIFDNQARATLNRQHFIRRIPCERQAAAMAKAYGDLLAALAQEIGKALPDQ, from the coding sequence ATGCGTAACATCTCTATACCCTTGGGCCTTATCCTGCTGTGCAGTTTATTCATGGCCTGCCAGCACTCCCCCCGCCAAAACTACTATCTGTTAAGTGCACCTGCGGTAAGTACACCTGATCAGCAGGCTATCGAACAGGTGATCGGGATCGGCCCACTGGAAATCGCCGATTATCTCAAACGCAAGCATATGGTGAGTGTTCGCCCGGACCAATCACTCCAGATTGCCGCCAACGATTTTTGGGCAGAGCCATTGGATAAAGGCATTATCCGCGTACTGGCATTAAACCTGACCCAACAAAATCCTTCACGCATGGTACTGCCCTTTCCCTGGCGCAGCGATAGCCGCCCCCCCTTGAGTGTGCGCCTGCAAGTACACAGTTTAAACCTGGACAATGAAGGTGCCAGCATCCATGTCACCTGGGAAATTTTCGATAACCAGGCGCGCGCCACACTCAATCGCCAGCACTTTATTCGCCGGATTCCCTGCGAAAGACAAGCTGCCGCCATGGCAAAAGCCTATGGGGACTTATTGGCAGCCCTGGCACAAGAGATAGGCAAGGCTTTACCCGATCAATAG
- a CDS encoding MFS transporter, which translates to MSAPEINLPLTPSQPLPGFAEQLSTRLAFLITGLAMSAWAPLVPFAQARLNANEATLGGLLLCLGGGSLLAMPVTGPFVNRFGCQKVITATLLLMCGSLVFLAISSSVLTMALTLLVFGIALGATDVAMNIQAVIVEKASGRSMMSGFHGFYSLGGIFGALVISGLLWLQLSPLQALLIVAAVLLLMLVYAAPKLLPYGNVTLGEPEPFFVRPRGKVLLLGALCFIVFLAEGSVLDWSAVFLTNVRQVDPVHAGLGFACFSVAMTIARLTGDKIVQALGGKRILLWGGLCAASGFLLVILLPYTWLAYLGFTLVGLGASNIVPVLFTAAGKQTSMPMGLAISAVVSMGYAGLLAGPALIGFVAELSSLQVSFGLVAAGLLLLAGCSTRATSQAE; encoded by the coding sequence ATGTCTGCTCCTGAAATCAACCTGCCCCTTACCCCATCACAACCCCTGCCCGGGTTTGCTGAACAACTATCGACCCGGCTAGCATTTTTAATTACCGGCCTGGCGATGTCAGCCTGGGCGCCGCTGGTTCCTTTTGCCCAGGCGCGCCTGAATGCGAATGAAGCAACCCTCGGCGGACTCTTGCTGTGCCTGGGTGGCGGCTCCCTGCTGGCCATGCCGGTCACCGGCCCATTCGTAAATCGCTTTGGCTGTCAAAAAGTGATTACCGCCACCCTGTTACTCATGTGCGGCAGCCTGGTTTTCCTCGCCATTTCCTCCAGCGTACTCACCATGGCATTAACACTCCTGGTATTCGGTATCGCCCTGGGCGCCACGGATGTCGCTATGAATATCCAGGCGGTGATTGTGGAAAAAGCCAGCGGCCGCAGCATGATGTCCGGCTTCCATGGTTTTTACAGCCTGGGTGGAATTTTTGGCGCCCTGGTGATCAGTGGCTTACTCTGGCTCCAGCTGTCGCCATTACAGGCATTGCTGATTGTGGCTGCGGTATTACTGTTGATGCTGGTATACGCAGCCCCCAAGCTCCTGCCCTACGGCAATGTCACCCTGGGTGAACCCGAGCCCTTTTTTGTTCGCCCGCGCGGTAAGGTCCTGCTGTTGGGAGCGCTCTGTTTTATTGTGTTCCTGGCGGAAGGCTCCGTGCTGGATTGGAGCGCCGTTTTCCTCACCAATGTGCGCCAGGTAGACCCGGTGCACGCCGGTTTGGGCTTCGCTTGTTTCTCGGTGGCCATGACCATTGCGCGCCTGACCGGGGACAAGATTGTGCAGGCCCTGGGCGGCAAACGCATTTTGCTGTGGGGCGGCCTCTGCGCTGCCAGCGGATTCCTCCTGGTGATACTCCTGCCCTACACCTGGCTTGCCTACCTGGGCTTTACCCTGGTCGGCCTGGGAGCCTCTAACATTGTGCCGGTGTTATTCACGGCGGCCGGCAAGCAAACCAGTATGCCCATGGGCCTGGCAATTTCCGCTGTGGTCAGTATGGGGTATGCCGGCCTGCTCGCAGGTCCGGCGTTGATTGGCTTTGTTGCTGAATTGAGCAGTTTGCAGGTGTCTTTTGGATTGGTTGCGGCGGGCTTGTTGCTATTGGCCGGTTGCTCAACACGAGCCACCAGCCAGGCAGAATAA
- the glgP gene encoding alpha-glucan family phosphorylase yields MPQFDRALPDSLHVLHSLALDLHWSWNHASDELWRCINADVWDYTHNPVLVLQLTSDTRFTQLSDDGEFLALLKKLTKAREDYLENPAWYQRQYADAPLRCVAYFSMEFGICDALSLYAGGLGMLAGDYLKTASDLGLPLVAVGLLYQEGYFHQGLDHQGWQQETYLYNDPGSLPLQPLRASDGSWMTIKTSFLCREVRFRVWLAQVGRVTLYLLDSNDPRNQPSDRGITSKLYGGGSELRLVQEIALGICGWRLLEKLGLDIDVCHLNEGHAAFATLERIRNYCKKNHCDFWEGLWATRASNLFTTHTPVAAGFDRYPVELMRRYADDTGLAMDVTIEDIIALGRANPKDESEPFNMAWLAMRTCAWSNGVSALHGEVSRRIFQPLFPRWPEREVPVGHVTNGVHIPTWDSPGADQLWTDACGKNRWRDDPDAICRQSLEQTSDQQLWHLASEGRTRLVDYVRERLVYQWRRESTSSSQCDIQVDMPLDPNILTLGFARRFAEYKRPDLLLQDPDRLERLLCNPRHPVQLLVAGKAHPADNTGKTKLQHWHQFLQRESVRKHLVFIEDYDIELAQYLVQGVDVWINNPRRPWEASGTSGMKILVNGGLNLSSLDGWWAEAYQPALGWSLGDGQEHGPEADEADAQELYRRLEEEIIPCFYQRDHEDLPPQWLARMRSSMSELTPRFSSNRMLREYLEHYYLPAAQGHHARQSNSGALARELRQWHQRLTQHWHEVHVGEVQIHGDELQLSVHLGGLQPQDIKVQLVADPVTDANGNTLPAQILNLQLQHPLTSGTHAYRYTIAKPDNRPLHDFTARIIPAHAAAQIPAEAMMIHWQT; encoded by the coding sequence ATGCCGCAATTCGACCGTGCACTGCCCGACTCCTTACACGTACTGCATAGCCTGGCACTGGACCTGCATTGGAGCTGGAACCACGCCAGCGACGAACTCTGGCGCTGTATCAATGCCGATGTGTGGGACTACACCCATAATCCTGTATTGGTATTGCAGCTAACCAGTGATACACGCTTCACCCAATTAAGTGATGATGGAGAATTTCTGGCACTGCTCAAAAAGCTGACAAAAGCCCGTGAGGATTACCTGGAAAATCCCGCCTGGTATCAGCGCCAGTATGCTGATGCGCCTTTGCGCTGCGTTGCCTATTTCAGTATGGAATTTGGTATTTGCGATGCCCTGTCCCTCTACGCGGGTGGTTTGGGGATGTTGGCCGGAGACTATTTAAAAACAGCCAGTGATTTGGGCCTGCCTTTGGTGGCCGTCGGTTTGCTCTACCAGGAGGGCTATTTCCACCAGGGTTTGGATCACCAGGGCTGGCAGCAGGAGACCTATCTCTATAACGACCCCGGCAGCTTGCCATTGCAACCCCTGCGCGCATCCGATGGCAGTTGGATGACCATCAAAACGTCATTCCTATGCCGCGAAGTGCGCTTTCGCGTCTGGTTAGCACAGGTCGGCCGCGTCACACTTTACCTGCTCGACAGCAACGATCCGCGCAACCAACCCAGTGACCGGGGTATTACCAGCAAGCTCTACGGTGGCGGCAGCGAATTGCGCCTGGTACAGGAAATTGCATTGGGTATTTGCGGCTGGCGCTTACTCGAAAAACTGGGGCTGGATATAGATGTGTGTCATCTCAACGAAGGCCATGCCGCGTTTGCAACCCTTGAGCGTATTCGCAATTACTGCAAGAAAAACCATTGCGATTTCTGGGAGGGATTATGGGCAACACGCGCCAGCAATTTATTTACCACCCATACACCGGTTGCCGCCGGCTTCGATCGTTACCCTGTCGAATTAATGCGCCGTTATGCCGATGATACCGGCCTTGCAATGGACGTCACCATCGAAGACATTATCGCGCTGGGGCGCGCCAATCCCAAAGATGAGAGCGAGCCCTTCAACATGGCCTGGCTCGCCATGCGCACCTGTGCCTGGAGTAATGGTGTAAGTGCATTGCACGGGGAAGTTAGCCGGCGCATATTCCAGCCGTTGTTTCCGCGCTGGCCGGAGCGTGAAGTGCCGGTAGGGCATGTCACCAATGGCGTGCATATCCCCACCTGGGACTCACCGGGAGCCGACCAACTCTGGACCGATGCCTGCGGCAAAAACCGCTGGCGCGATGATCCCGATGCAATTTGCCGCCAATCGCTCGAACAAACCAGCGACCAGCAACTCTGGCACCTGGCCAGTGAAGGCCGCACCCGCCTGGTGGATTATGTGCGCGAGCGACTGGTTTACCAATGGCGGCGCGAATCCACATCATCGAGCCAGTGTGATATCCAGGTGGATATGCCGCTGGATCCGAATATCCTCACCCTGGGTTTTGCTCGCCGTTTTGCCGAATACAAACGCCCTGACCTGCTCTTACAAGACCCCGATCGCCTGGAGCGCTTACTGTGCAATCCGCGTCACCCGGTGCAATTACTGGTGGCGGGTAAGGCACACCCGGCCGATAACACCGGCAAAACCAAACTCCAGCACTGGCATCAATTCCTCCAGCGCGAATCTGTTCGCAAGCACCTGGTATTTATTGAGGATTACGACATAGAGCTGGCGCAGTACCTGGTACAGGGCGTGGATGTCTGGATCAACAATCCCCGCCGCCCCTGGGAAGCCAGCGGTACCAGCGGCATGAAAATCCTGGTCAATGGTGGATTAAATCTCTCCAGCCTGGACGGCTGGTGGGCAGAAGCCTATCAACCGGCATTGGGATGGTCATTGGGCGATGGACAGGAACATGGTCCCGAAGCCGATGAGGCGGATGCACAGGAGCTGTACCGCCGCCTGGAAGAGGAAATCATTCCCTGTTTTTACCAGCGCGACCACGAGGATTTACCGCCCCAATGGCTGGCGCGTATGCGTTCGAGTATGAGTGAGCTGACGCCCCGTTTTAGCAGTAACCGCATGCTGCGCGAATACCTGGAGCACTATTACCTCCCCGCTGCGCAGGGTCATCACGCCCGCCAATCCAACAGCGGCGCGCTGGCGCGCGAACTGCGCCAATGGCACCAGCGCCTGACACAACATTGGCATGAGGTGCATGTGGGGGAAGTGCAAATCCACGGGGATGAATTGCAACTGAGTGTACATCTTGGCGGACTCCAGCCCCAGGACATCAAAGTACAACTGGTAGCCGATCCCGTCACAGACGCGAATGGAAACACCCTGCCAGCACAAATACTAAACCTGCAATTACAACATCCGTTAACCAGTGGTACCCATGCCTACAGGTACACCATTGCCAAACCGGATAACAGGCCGCTACATGATTTTACCGCGCGCATTATTCCGGCCCATGCCGCAGCACAAATACCGGCAGAAGCCATGATGATTCATTGGCAAACCTAA
- the purU gene encoding formyltetrahydrofolate deformylase, which translates to MSAVKEIVLTFSCQDSKGLVAAVATLFATLGFNIRESSQFEDVERNRFFMRTVFECPDGYNLGQIRSLFKPLGEQYKMDWNIFDSQSKPRVLIAVSQWGHCLNALLNSWKNGSLPIDIVGVASNHNVMRDLTEWYELPFHYLPITADTKPQQEAQVWQLLQDVQADFLVLARYMQILSDDLCHKLNGRAINIHHSFLPGFKGAKPYHQAYDRGVKLIGATAHFVTADLDEGPIIEQAVERVSHVNSPEEMAEIGRDIEAVVLNRAVRWHAEHRVLLNGNKTVVFSR; encoded by the coding sequence ATGTCCGCTGTTAAGGAAATTGTCCTTACCTTTAGTTGCCAGGATTCCAAAGGCCTTGTGGCTGCCGTTGCTACCCTGTTTGCTACCCTGGGTTTTAATATCCGGGAGTCCTCGCAATTTGAGGATGTAGAGCGCAATCGCTTTTTTATGCGCACCGTCTTTGAATGCCCCGATGGCTACAATCTTGGCCAGATCCGCTCGCTGTTCAAGCCCTTGGGTGAGCAGTACAAAATGGATTGGAATATTTTCGATAGCCAGAGCAAGCCGCGTGTATTGATTGCGGTGTCCCAGTGGGGGCACTGCCTGAATGCGTTGTTGAATAGCTGGAAAAACGGTTCGCTGCCGATTGATATTGTGGGTGTGGCTTCCAATCACAATGTGATGCGCGATCTGACCGAGTGGTATGAATTGCCGTTCCATTACTTACCCATTACTGCTGATACCAAACCGCAGCAAGAAGCCCAGGTGTGGCAATTACTGCAAGATGTGCAAGCGGATTTCCTGGTGCTGGCGCGTTATATGCAAATTCTTTCCGATGATCTCTGCCATAAACTCAATGGTCGCGCGATTAATATCCATCATTCCTTTTTACCGGGATTCAAAGGGGCCAAGCCTTATCACCAGGCCTATGATCGCGGGGTAAAACTGATCGGTGCCACAGCACACTTTGTAACGGCAGACCTGGATGAGGGGCCGATTATCGAGCAGGCGGTTGAACGGGTTTCCCACGTTAATTCACCGGAGGAGATGGCCGAAATCGGTCGTGATATTGAAGCGGTGGTGCTCAACCGCGCCGTGCGCTGGCACGCTGAGCACCGGGTGCTGTTGAACGGTAATAAGACGGTGGTGTTTTCGCGCTAA
- a CDS encoding MlaD family protein codes for MSKTKSLHIGSFVTGAFILVFIALLFFSGGKLFSQKERVVMYFDGSVQGLQVGAPVKLKGVVLGDIVDIQLNIQNDNQPLVTAVTADLIMKRITSKGADVSEDFFHEAIKQGLRAQLNYQSFLTGLLYVELDFFPNTPVRLYKLQNDLFELPTVATDFEEISKNLQEINIKSLVDNLDQVAQQLNSIARSGVIQDTLLSFDKAAKSMDKTANNLDREMAQLNKQLDITTRELNRLLRTLNEQTPILAQNLNQNLLSLQQSLDQFTRVAQTLEHTLSEDAPLVNQLNTTLQDVSDSARAFRNLSDTLEQQPEAIWRGKNSAKDVQ; via the coding sequence ATGAGTAAAACCAAATCCTTGCATATTGGCAGCTTTGTCACCGGTGCGTTTATCCTGGTTTTTATTGCTTTATTGTTTTTTTCCGGTGGCAAGCTCTTCTCGCAAAAAGAGCGGGTCGTCATGTACTTTGATGGGTCTGTGCAGGGCTTGCAGGTCGGTGCCCCGGTTAAACTCAAAGGCGTAGTGCTGGGGGATATTGTCGATATCCAGCTCAATATCCAAAACGACAACCAACCACTGGTGACAGCTGTCACCGCTGACCTGATCATGAAACGTATCACCAGTAAGGGAGCGGATGTGTCGGAGGATTTTTTCCACGAGGCGATTAAACAGGGCCTGCGGGCACAGCTGAATTACCAGAGTTTCCTCACCGGCTTGCTGTATGTAGAGCTCGACTTCTTTCCCAACACGCCGGTGCGCCTCTATAAATTACAGAACGACCTTTTTGAATTACCTACTGTGGCCACTGACTTTGAGGAAATCTCCAAAAACCTGCAGGAAATCAATATTAAGAGCCTGGTCGATAACCTGGACCAGGTGGCCCAGCAACTCAACAGTATTGCCCGTAGCGGGGTGATACAAGATACATTGCTCAGCTTTGATAAAGCCGCCAAATCCATGGATAAGACCGCCAATAACCTCGATCGGGAAATGGCACAACTCAATAAGCAACTGGACATTACTACACGCGAATTAAACCGGTTACTACGCACACTCAACGAACAAACGCCGATATTGGCACAGAACCTGAACCAGAATTTGCTCAGCCTGCAGCAAAGCCTGGATCAATTTACCCGCGTGGCACAGACCCTGGAGCACACGCTCTCGGAAGACGCTCCCCTGGTTAACCAACTGAATACTACCCTGCAGGATGTCAGTGACTCAGCGCGTGCATTTCGCAATCTGAGCGACACATTGGAACAACAACCCGAAGCCATTTGGCGTGGCAAGAACTCAGCGAAGGATGTCCAATAA